In Malania oleifera isolate guangnan ecotype guangnan chromosome 8, ASM2987363v1, whole genome shotgun sequence, a single window of DNA contains:
- the LOC131161863 gene encoding uncharacterized protein LOC131161863 isoform X1, whose product MQASSQLCTWSILHEREIINSKKMENTFNGSGQQEHCNFQFQFDPDEGSLLHNNHIPITPTPDNFLHSAITLTPEEYLDLAGSSQPLYHQADRNTNPMSSGGSANGEGCSSYTPPVNDSRMAMMPPPPPPVHPAPTLEPQPTCPENMIQTCPENMVQICPENMLGSSGGSNQSPQLNIQAVSNANMVQQLQGYTSCSEGTYTTHHVAPTLAQPMPFNPSFLIEAQRPNYLPTEHELPSWDYSYNPFGLFTSMERGESSGTQSGSKPPCFNQSDPMRVHLDSNQNILQSTCVSWQRLCDPPNENNANSLLHMGTAFFTPSMIATTAPYQYPTMELGQQHGVLPSFHQVEEDISLFNQSQQQARYDSLLQNQLMQLSQPMGSLNHQFPPMHVHQPVQNIASNHIFNIDHQQGSQCNTPFSSQVAPQVQMEANGGGLSSLLNQQQAPWPYHSQNSYAYMPSLGFQPVVRSNGQPCQVQGTASIFDSQFCNPSMQAESYVLPSRTQQLPDHQHVNQVPAAPRVFNLEWYRSLMSESSMMHRPPQLNHQQLNGDPPSAKVLDPQGASSMLSAETSRPQQLVQYHQHTTPVRMTSNSFDTSYNSLLMAPSTLLRSQPLLDQHQQLNVVPVTSNPITDQPSSSSRLQEIIIRHDQQNQVHLTLPNVVRLMQQNNMPTESSVPSRSQEVELQGQAADKSTAPTGLSYGTPQPSQVSNCFRTPQILRSCPQETRSRDKGKAVMIYSHPEASSSNYNEARRGRRPRAAMAPESGETSALPRDGKRKAIDLQGRIPAAAKGKRVMRATTRQNRTRSRGQSDEPRPSSSRKMRNQLYDKKYEYIGLSGDPHLRMLKAKKKKYRKHYRNRRRS is encoded by the exons ATGCAGGCATCCAGTCAGCTCTGCACTTGGTCTATTTTGCACGAGCGTGAG ATTATCAATTCGAAGAAAATGGAGAACACATTCAATGGAAGTGGCCAACAAGAGCATTGCAACTTTCAGTTCCAGTTCGACCCAGATGAGGGCAGCTTACTTCACAACAACCACATCCCCATCACTCCAACACCCGACAACTTTCTACACTCAGCCATCACTCTCACTCCG GAGGAGTATCTGGACCTTGCTGGAAGTTCCCAGCCTTTGTATCATCAGGCAGATCGCAATACGAACCCAATGAGCTCGGGAGGATCCGCTAATGGCGAAGGATGCTCCAGCTACACTCCACCGGTGAACGATTCCAGGATGGCGATGATGCCGCCGCCGCCGCCCCCAGTCCATCCTGCTCCGACGCTCGAGCCACAACCAACCTGCCCCGAGAATATGATTCAAACCTGCCCCGAGAATATGGTTCAAATCTGCCCCGAGAATATG CTGGGATCGTCTGGGGGAAGCAACCAGTCTCCTCAATTGAATATTCAGGCAGTCTCTAATGCCAACATGGTGCAACAATTACAAGGATATACTAGCTGCAGCGAAGGCACATACACTACTCACCATGTTGCTCCCACTTTGGCACAGCCCATGCCCTTCAATCCTTCTTTCTTAATTGAAGCACAGCGCCCTAATTATCTTCCAACAGAG catGAGCTTCCCAGCTGGGACTACTCATATAATCCATTTGGACTGTTTACTTCTATG GAGCGCGGGGAGTCATCAGGAACTCAGTCTGGAAGCAAACCACCATGCTTTAATCAATCAGACCCCATGCGAGTTCATCTAGACTCCAACCAAAATATTCTGCAATCAACATGTGTCAGCTGGCAGCGTTTATGTGACCCTCCTAATGAGAACAACGCGAACAGCTTGCTGCATATGGGAACTGCCTTCTTCACTCCTTCTATGATTGCCACAACAGCGCCCTACCAATATCCCACT ATGGAGCTAGGTCAACAACATGGAGTCCTTCCCTCGTTTCATCAGGTGGAAGAGGACATCAGTCTATTCAACCAGAGTCAGCAACAAGCTCGTTATGACAGTCTGCTTCAAAACCAGCTTATGCAATT GAGTCAACCAATGGGATCACTCAATCATCAATTCCCTCCGATGCACGTTCATCAGCCGGTGCAGAACATTGCTAGCAATCATATCTTTAATATTGATCATCAGCAAGGATCCCAGTGCAATACTCCATTCAGCTCTCAAGTCGCCCCT CAGGTGCAGATGGAAGCTAATGGTGGTGGGCTATCGTCGCTCCTCAACCAACAGCAAGCCCCTTGGCCTTACCATAGCCAGAACTCTTATGCTTATATGCCTTCACTGGG GTTTCAACCAGTAGTACGTAGCAATGGTCAGCCTTGTCAAGTCCAGGGGACCGCGAGCATATTTGATTCACAATTCTGTAATCCCAGCATGCAGGCTGAGTCTTATGTGCTTCCGAGCAG gACCCAGCAGTTACCTGATCATCAGCATGTCAATCAAGTTCCAGCGGCACCTAGAGTGTTCAATCTGGAATGGTACCGCTCCTTGATGTCTGAGTCTTCTATGATGCATAG GCCTCCGCAGTTAAATCATCAACAACTTAATGGAGACCCGCCAAGTGCTAAGGTACTCGATCCTCAGGGTGCCAGCTCCATGCTATCTGCAGAAACGTCTAG gCCTCAGCAGCTAGTTCAATACCACCAACATACTACTCCAGTTCGGATGACATCGAACTCATTTGATACTTCATACAATTCCTTGCTAATGGCCCCTTCCACACTTTTGAG atctcaGCCACTATTGGATCAACATCAACAATTGAATGTAGTCCCAGTGACTTCCAACCCCATAACTGATCAACCTTCCAGCTCTTCCAG GCTGCAAGAGATCATCATTCGTCACGATCAACAGAATCAAGTCCACCTGACACTGCCCAATGTTGTTAGGCTGATGCAGCAGAACAACATGCCCACTGAATCTTCAGTGCCTTCAAG GTCACAAGAAGTAGAACTCCAAGGACAGGCTGCAGATAAATCTACTGCACCAACTGGCTTAAGCTATGGTACCCCTCAGCCAAGTCAAGTCTCAAACTGTTTTCGAACTCCGCAG ATCCTGCGATCTTGCCCTCAGGAAACTCGTTCCCGTGACAAGGGAAAGGCAGTCATGATCTATTCTCATCCAGAAGCCTCTTCCAGCAATTACAATGAG GCTCGGAGAGGACGACGGCCTCGTGCTGCTATGGCACCTGAATCAGGGGAAACATCAGCATTACCTCGAGATGGCAAG AGGAAAGCCATCGACCTGCAAGGACGGATCCCAGCAGCAGCCAAGGGCAAAAGAGTGATGAGGGCTACAACTCGGCAAAACAGAACCCGAAGCCGAGGGCAATCTGATGAGCCAAGACCTTCTAGTTCAAG GAAGATGCGCAATCAGCTGTACGACAAGAAGTATGAGTACATCGGTCTGTCGGGGGATCCCCACCTACGTATGCTG AAGGCTAAGAAGAAGAAATATAGAAAACACTACCGCAACAGGCGCCGTAGCTGA
- the LOC131161863 gene encoding uncharacterized protein LOC131161863 isoform X2, producing the protein MQASSQLCTWSILHEREIINSKKMENTFNGSGQQEHCNFQFQFDPDEGSLLHNNHIPITPTPDNFLHSAITLTPEEYLDLAGSSQPLYHQADRNTNPMSSGGSANGEGCSSYTPPVNDSRMAMMPPPPPPVHPAPTLEPQPTCPENMIQTCPENMVQICPENMLGSSGGSNQSPQLNIQAVSNANMVQQLQGYTSCSEGTYTTHHVAPTLAQPMPFNPSFLIEAQRPNYLPTEHELPSWDYSYNPFGLFTSMERGESSGTQSGSKPPCFNQSDPMRVHLDSNQNILQSTCVSWQRLCDPPNENNANSLLHMGTAFFTPSMIATTAPYQYPTMELGQQHGVLPSFHQVEEDISLFNQSQQQARYDSLLQNQLMQLSQPMGSLNHQFPPMHVHQPVQNIASNHIFNIDHQQGSQCNTPFSSQVAPVQMEANGGGLSSLLNQQQAPWPYHSQNSYAYMPSLGFQPVVRSNGQPCQVQGTASIFDSQFCNPSMQAESYVLPSRTQQLPDHQHVNQVPAAPRVFNLEWYRSLMSESSMMHRPPQLNHQQLNGDPPSAKVLDPQGASSMLSAETSRPQQLVQYHQHTTPVRMTSNSFDTSYNSLLMAPSTLLRSQPLLDQHQQLNVVPVTSNPITDQPSSSSRLQEIIIRHDQQNQVHLTLPNVVRLMQQNNMPTESSVPSRSQEVELQGQAADKSTAPTGLSYGTPQPSQVSNCFRTPQILRSCPQETRSRDKGKAVMIYSHPEASSSNYNEARRGRRPRAAMAPESGETSALPRDGKRKAIDLQGRIPAAAKGKRVMRATTRQNRTRSRGQSDEPRPSSSRKMRNQLYDKKYEYIGLSGDPHLRMLKAKKKKYRKHYRNRRRS; encoded by the exons ATGCAGGCATCCAGTCAGCTCTGCACTTGGTCTATTTTGCACGAGCGTGAG ATTATCAATTCGAAGAAAATGGAGAACACATTCAATGGAAGTGGCCAACAAGAGCATTGCAACTTTCAGTTCCAGTTCGACCCAGATGAGGGCAGCTTACTTCACAACAACCACATCCCCATCACTCCAACACCCGACAACTTTCTACACTCAGCCATCACTCTCACTCCG GAGGAGTATCTGGACCTTGCTGGAAGTTCCCAGCCTTTGTATCATCAGGCAGATCGCAATACGAACCCAATGAGCTCGGGAGGATCCGCTAATGGCGAAGGATGCTCCAGCTACACTCCACCGGTGAACGATTCCAGGATGGCGATGATGCCGCCGCCGCCGCCCCCAGTCCATCCTGCTCCGACGCTCGAGCCACAACCAACCTGCCCCGAGAATATGATTCAAACCTGCCCCGAGAATATGGTTCAAATCTGCCCCGAGAATATG CTGGGATCGTCTGGGGGAAGCAACCAGTCTCCTCAATTGAATATTCAGGCAGTCTCTAATGCCAACATGGTGCAACAATTACAAGGATATACTAGCTGCAGCGAAGGCACATACACTACTCACCATGTTGCTCCCACTTTGGCACAGCCCATGCCCTTCAATCCTTCTTTCTTAATTGAAGCACAGCGCCCTAATTATCTTCCAACAGAG catGAGCTTCCCAGCTGGGACTACTCATATAATCCATTTGGACTGTTTACTTCTATG GAGCGCGGGGAGTCATCAGGAACTCAGTCTGGAAGCAAACCACCATGCTTTAATCAATCAGACCCCATGCGAGTTCATCTAGACTCCAACCAAAATATTCTGCAATCAACATGTGTCAGCTGGCAGCGTTTATGTGACCCTCCTAATGAGAACAACGCGAACAGCTTGCTGCATATGGGAACTGCCTTCTTCACTCCTTCTATGATTGCCACAACAGCGCCCTACCAATATCCCACT ATGGAGCTAGGTCAACAACATGGAGTCCTTCCCTCGTTTCATCAGGTGGAAGAGGACATCAGTCTATTCAACCAGAGTCAGCAACAAGCTCGTTATGACAGTCTGCTTCAAAACCAGCTTATGCAATT GAGTCAACCAATGGGATCACTCAATCATCAATTCCCTCCGATGCACGTTCATCAGCCGGTGCAGAACATTGCTAGCAATCATATCTTTAATATTGATCATCAGCAAGGATCCCAGTGCAATACTCCATTCAGCTCTCAAGTCGCCCCT GTGCAGATGGAAGCTAATGGTGGTGGGCTATCGTCGCTCCTCAACCAACAGCAAGCCCCTTGGCCTTACCATAGCCAGAACTCTTATGCTTATATGCCTTCACTGGG GTTTCAACCAGTAGTACGTAGCAATGGTCAGCCTTGTCAAGTCCAGGGGACCGCGAGCATATTTGATTCACAATTCTGTAATCCCAGCATGCAGGCTGAGTCTTATGTGCTTCCGAGCAG gACCCAGCAGTTACCTGATCATCAGCATGTCAATCAAGTTCCAGCGGCACCTAGAGTGTTCAATCTGGAATGGTACCGCTCCTTGATGTCTGAGTCTTCTATGATGCATAG GCCTCCGCAGTTAAATCATCAACAACTTAATGGAGACCCGCCAAGTGCTAAGGTACTCGATCCTCAGGGTGCCAGCTCCATGCTATCTGCAGAAACGTCTAG gCCTCAGCAGCTAGTTCAATACCACCAACATACTACTCCAGTTCGGATGACATCGAACTCATTTGATACTTCATACAATTCCTTGCTAATGGCCCCTTCCACACTTTTGAG atctcaGCCACTATTGGATCAACATCAACAATTGAATGTAGTCCCAGTGACTTCCAACCCCATAACTGATCAACCTTCCAGCTCTTCCAG GCTGCAAGAGATCATCATTCGTCACGATCAACAGAATCAAGTCCACCTGACACTGCCCAATGTTGTTAGGCTGATGCAGCAGAACAACATGCCCACTGAATCTTCAGTGCCTTCAAG GTCACAAGAAGTAGAACTCCAAGGACAGGCTGCAGATAAATCTACTGCACCAACTGGCTTAAGCTATGGTACCCCTCAGCCAAGTCAAGTCTCAAACTGTTTTCGAACTCCGCAG ATCCTGCGATCTTGCCCTCAGGAAACTCGTTCCCGTGACAAGGGAAAGGCAGTCATGATCTATTCTCATCCAGAAGCCTCTTCCAGCAATTACAATGAG GCTCGGAGAGGACGACGGCCTCGTGCTGCTATGGCACCTGAATCAGGGGAAACATCAGCATTACCTCGAGATGGCAAG AGGAAAGCCATCGACCTGCAAGGACGGATCCCAGCAGCAGCCAAGGGCAAAAGAGTGATGAGGGCTACAACTCGGCAAAACAGAACCCGAAGCCGAGGGCAATCTGATGAGCCAAGACCTTCTAGTTCAAG GAAGATGCGCAATCAGCTGTACGACAAGAAGTATGAGTACATCGGTCTGTCGGGGGATCCCCACCTACGTATGCTG AAGGCTAAGAAGAAGAAATATAGAAAACACTACCGCAACAGGCGCCGTAGCTGA
- the LOC131161863 gene encoding uncharacterized protein LOC131161863 isoform X3: protein MQASSQLCTWSILHEREIINSKKMENTFNGSGQQEHCNFQFQFDPDEGSLLHNNHIPITPTPDNFLHSAITLTPEEYLDLAGSSQPLYHQADRNTNPMSSGGSANGEGCSSYTPPVNDSRMAMMPPPPPPVHPAPTLEPQPTCPENMIQTCPENMVQICPENMLGSSGGSNQSPQLNIQAVSNANMVQQLQGYTSCSEGTYTTHHVAPTLAQPMPFNPSFLIEAQRPNYLPTEHELPSWDYSYNPFGLFTSMERGESSGTQSGSKPPCFNQSDPMRVHLDSNQNILQSTCVSWQRLCDPPNENNANSLLHMGTAFFTPSMIATTAPYQYPTMELGQQHGVLPSFHQVEEDISLFNQSQQQARYDSLLQNQLMQLSQPMGSLNHQFPPMHVHQPVQNIASNHIFNIDHQQGSQCNTPFSSQVAPQVQMEANGGGLSSLLNQQQAPWPYHSQNSYAYMPSLGFQPVVRSNGQPCQVQGTASIFDSQFCNPSMQAESYVLPSRTQQLPDHQHVNQVPAAPRVFNLEWYRSLMSESSMMHRPPQLNHQQLNGDPPSAKVLDPQGASSMLSAETSRPQQLVQYHQHTTPVRMTSNSFDTSYNSLLMAPSTLLRSQPLLDQHQQLNVVPVTSNPITDQPSSSSRLQEIIIRHDQQNQVHLTLPNVVRLMQQNNMPTESSVPSRSQEVELQGQAADKSTAPTGLSYGTPQPSQVSNCFRTPQETRSRDKGKAVMIYSHPEASSSNYNEARRGRRPRAAMAPESGETSALPRDGKRKAIDLQGRIPAAAKGKRVMRATTRQNRTRSRGQSDEPRPSSSRKMRNQLYDKKYEYIGLSGDPHLRMLKAKKKKYRKHYRNRRRS from the exons ATGCAGGCATCCAGTCAGCTCTGCACTTGGTCTATTTTGCACGAGCGTGAG ATTATCAATTCGAAGAAAATGGAGAACACATTCAATGGAAGTGGCCAACAAGAGCATTGCAACTTTCAGTTCCAGTTCGACCCAGATGAGGGCAGCTTACTTCACAACAACCACATCCCCATCACTCCAACACCCGACAACTTTCTACACTCAGCCATCACTCTCACTCCG GAGGAGTATCTGGACCTTGCTGGAAGTTCCCAGCCTTTGTATCATCAGGCAGATCGCAATACGAACCCAATGAGCTCGGGAGGATCCGCTAATGGCGAAGGATGCTCCAGCTACACTCCACCGGTGAACGATTCCAGGATGGCGATGATGCCGCCGCCGCCGCCCCCAGTCCATCCTGCTCCGACGCTCGAGCCACAACCAACCTGCCCCGAGAATATGATTCAAACCTGCCCCGAGAATATGGTTCAAATCTGCCCCGAGAATATG CTGGGATCGTCTGGGGGAAGCAACCAGTCTCCTCAATTGAATATTCAGGCAGTCTCTAATGCCAACATGGTGCAACAATTACAAGGATATACTAGCTGCAGCGAAGGCACATACACTACTCACCATGTTGCTCCCACTTTGGCACAGCCCATGCCCTTCAATCCTTCTTTCTTAATTGAAGCACAGCGCCCTAATTATCTTCCAACAGAG catGAGCTTCCCAGCTGGGACTACTCATATAATCCATTTGGACTGTTTACTTCTATG GAGCGCGGGGAGTCATCAGGAACTCAGTCTGGAAGCAAACCACCATGCTTTAATCAATCAGACCCCATGCGAGTTCATCTAGACTCCAACCAAAATATTCTGCAATCAACATGTGTCAGCTGGCAGCGTTTATGTGACCCTCCTAATGAGAACAACGCGAACAGCTTGCTGCATATGGGAACTGCCTTCTTCACTCCTTCTATGATTGCCACAACAGCGCCCTACCAATATCCCACT ATGGAGCTAGGTCAACAACATGGAGTCCTTCCCTCGTTTCATCAGGTGGAAGAGGACATCAGTCTATTCAACCAGAGTCAGCAACAAGCTCGTTATGACAGTCTGCTTCAAAACCAGCTTATGCAATT GAGTCAACCAATGGGATCACTCAATCATCAATTCCCTCCGATGCACGTTCATCAGCCGGTGCAGAACATTGCTAGCAATCATATCTTTAATATTGATCATCAGCAAGGATCCCAGTGCAATACTCCATTCAGCTCTCAAGTCGCCCCT CAGGTGCAGATGGAAGCTAATGGTGGTGGGCTATCGTCGCTCCTCAACCAACAGCAAGCCCCTTGGCCTTACCATAGCCAGAACTCTTATGCTTATATGCCTTCACTGGG GTTTCAACCAGTAGTACGTAGCAATGGTCAGCCTTGTCAAGTCCAGGGGACCGCGAGCATATTTGATTCACAATTCTGTAATCCCAGCATGCAGGCTGAGTCTTATGTGCTTCCGAGCAG gACCCAGCAGTTACCTGATCATCAGCATGTCAATCAAGTTCCAGCGGCACCTAGAGTGTTCAATCTGGAATGGTACCGCTCCTTGATGTCTGAGTCTTCTATGATGCATAG GCCTCCGCAGTTAAATCATCAACAACTTAATGGAGACCCGCCAAGTGCTAAGGTACTCGATCCTCAGGGTGCCAGCTCCATGCTATCTGCAGAAACGTCTAG gCCTCAGCAGCTAGTTCAATACCACCAACATACTACTCCAGTTCGGATGACATCGAACTCATTTGATACTTCATACAATTCCTTGCTAATGGCCCCTTCCACACTTTTGAG atctcaGCCACTATTGGATCAACATCAACAATTGAATGTAGTCCCAGTGACTTCCAACCCCATAACTGATCAACCTTCCAGCTCTTCCAG GCTGCAAGAGATCATCATTCGTCACGATCAACAGAATCAAGTCCACCTGACACTGCCCAATGTTGTTAGGCTGATGCAGCAGAACAACATGCCCACTGAATCTTCAGTGCCTTCAAG GTCACAAGAAGTAGAACTCCAAGGACAGGCTGCAGATAAATCTACTGCACCAACTGGCTTAAGCTATGGTACCCCTCAGCCAAGTCAAGTCTCAAACTGTTTTCGAACTCCGCAG GAAACTCGTTCCCGTGACAAGGGAAAGGCAGTCATGATCTATTCTCATCCAGAAGCCTCTTCCAGCAATTACAATGAG GCTCGGAGAGGACGACGGCCTCGTGCTGCTATGGCACCTGAATCAGGGGAAACATCAGCATTACCTCGAGATGGCAAG AGGAAAGCCATCGACCTGCAAGGACGGATCCCAGCAGCAGCCAAGGGCAAAAGAGTGATGAGGGCTACAACTCGGCAAAACAGAACCCGAAGCCGAGGGCAATCTGATGAGCCAAGACCTTCTAGTTCAAG GAAGATGCGCAATCAGCTGTACGACAAGAAGTATGAGTACATCGGTCTGTCGGGGGATCCCCACCTACGTATGCTG AAGGCTAAGAAGAAGAAATATAGAAAACACTACCGCAACAGGCGCCGTAGCTGA
- the LOC131161863 gene encoding uncharacterized protein LOC131161863 isoform X4: MQASSQLCTWSILHEREIINSKKMENTFNGSGQQEHCNFQFQFDPDEGSLLHNNHIPITPTPDNFLHSAITLTPEEYLDLAGSSQPLYHQADRNTNPMSSGGSANGEGCSSYTPPVNDSRMAMMPPPPPPVHPAPTLEPQPTCPENMIQTCPENMVQICPENMLGSSGGSNQSPQLNIQAVSNANMVQQLQGYTSCSEGTYTTHHVAPTLAQPMPFNPSFLIEAQRPNYLPTEHELPSWDYSYNPFGLFTSMERGESSGTQSGSKPPCFNQSDPMRVHLDSNQNILQSTCVSWQRLCDPPNENNANSLLHMGTAFFTPSMIATTAPYQYPTMELGQQHGVLPSFHQVEEDISLFNQSQQQARYDSLLQNQLMQLSQPMGSLNHQFPPMHVHQPVQNIASNHIFNIDHQQGSQCNTPFSSQVAPQVQMEANGGGLSSLLNQQQAPWPYHSQNSYAYMPSLGFQPVVRSNGQPCQVQGTASIFDSQFCNPSMQAESYVLPSRTQQLPDHQHVNQVPAAPRVFNLEWYRSLMSESSMMHRPPQLNHQQLNGDPPSAKVLDPQGASSMLSAETSRPQQLVQYHQHTTPVRMTSNSFDTSYNSLLMAPSTLLRSQPLLDQHQQLNVVPVTSNPITDQPSSSSRLQEIIIRHDQQNQVHLTLPNVVRLMQQNNMPTESSVPSRSQEVELQGQAADKSTAPTGLSYGTPQPSQVSNCFRTPQILRSCPQETRSRDKGKAVMIYSHPEASSSNYNEARRGRRPRAAMAPESGETSALPRDGKRKAIDLQGRIPAAAKGKRVMRATTRQNRTRSRGQSDEPRPSSSRKMRNQLYDKKYEYIGLSGDPHLRMLVEG, translated from the exons ATGCAGGCATCCAGTCAGCTCTGCACTTGGTCTATTTTGCACGAGCGTGAG ATTATCAATTCGAAGAAAATGGAGAACACATTCAATGGAAGTGGCCAACAAGAGCATTGCAACTTTCAGTTCCAGTTCGACCCAGATGAGGGCAGCTTACTTCACAACAACCACATCCCCATCACTCCAACACCCGACAACTTTCTACACTCAGCCATCACTCTCACTCCG GAGGAGTATCTGGACCTTGCTGGAAGTTCCCAGCCTTTGTATCATCAGGCAGATCGCAATACGAACCCAATGAGCTCGGGAGGATCCGCTAATGGCGAAGGATGCTCCAGCTACACTCCACCGGTGAACGATTCCAGGATGGCGATGATGCCGCCGCCGCCGCCCCCAGTCCATCCTGCTCCGACGCTCGAGCCACAACCAACCTGCCCCGAGAATATGATTCAAACCTGCCCCGAGAATATGGTTCAAATCTGCCCCGAGAATATG CTGGGATCGTCTGGGGGAAGCAACCAGTCTCCTCAATTGAATATTCAGGCAGTCTCTAATGCCAACATGGTGCAACAATTACAAGGATATACTAGCTGCAGCGAAGGCACATACACTACTCACCATGTTGCTCCCACTTTGGCACAGCCCATGCCCTTCAATCCTTCTTTCTTAATTGAAGCACAGCGCCCTAATTATCTTCCAACAGAG catGAGCTTCCCAGCTGGGACTACTCATATAATCCATTTGGACTGTTTACTTCTATG GAGCGCGGGGAGTCATCAGGAACTCAGTCTGGAAGCAAACCACCATGCTTTAATCAATCAGACCCCATGCGAGTTCATCTAGACTCCAACCAAAATATTCTGCAATCAACATGTGTCAGCTGGCAGCGTTTATGTGACCCTCCTAATGAGAACAACGCGAACAGCTTGCTGCATATGGGAACTGCCTTCTTCACTCCTTCTATGATTGCCACAACAGCGCCCTACCAATATCCCACT ATGGAGCTAGGTCAACAACATGGAGTCCTTCCCTCGTTTCATCAGGTGGAAGAGGACATCAGTCTATTCAACCAGAGTCAGCAACAAGCTCGTTATGACAGTCTGCTTCAAAACCAGCTTATGCAATT GAGTCAACCAATGGGATCACTCAATCATCAATTCCCTCCGATGCACGTTCATCAGCCGGTGCAGAACATTGCTAGCAATCATATCTTTAATATTGATCATCAGCAAGGATCCCAGTGCAATACTCCATTCAGCTCTCAAGTCGCCCCT CAGGTGCAGATGGAAGCTAATGGTGGTGGGCTATCGTCGCTCCTCAACCAACAGCAAGCCCCTTGGCCTTACCATAGCCAGAACTCTTATGCTTATATGCCTTCACTGGG GTTTCAACCAGTAGTACGTAGCAATGGTCAGCCTTGTCAAGTCCAGGGGACCGCGAGCATATTTGATTCACAATTCTGTAATCCCAGCATGCAGGCTGAGTCTTATGTGCTTCCGAGCAG gACCCAGCAGTTACCTGATCATCAGCATGTCAATCAAGTTCCAGCGGCACCTAGAGTGTTCAATCTGGAATGGTACCGCTCCTTGATGTCTGAGTCTTCTATGATGCATAG GCCTCCGCAGTTAAATCATCAACAACTTAATGGAGACCCGCCAAGTGCTAAGGTACTCGATCCTCAGGGTGCCAGCTCCATGCTATCTGCAGAAACGTCTAG gCCTCAGCAGCTAGTTCAATACCACCAACATACTACTCCAGTTCGGATGACATCGAACTCATTTGATACTTCATACAATTCCTTGCTAATGGCCCCTTCCACACTTTTGAG atctcaGCCACTATTGGATCAACATCAACAATTGAATGTAGTCCCAGTGACTTCCAACCCCATAACTGATCAACCTTCCAGCTCTTCCAG GCTGCAAGAGATCATCATTCGTCACGATCAACAGAATCAAGTCCACCTGACACTGCCCAATGTTGTTAGGCTGATGCAGCAGAACAACATGCCCACTGAATCTTCAGTGCCTTCAAG GTCACAAGAAGTAGAACTCCAAGGACAGGCTGCAGATAAATCTACTGCACCAACTGGCTTAAGCTATGGTACCCCTCAGCCAAGTCAAGTCTCAAACTGTTTTCGAACTCCGCAG ATCCTGCGATCTTGCCCTCAGGAAACTCGTTCCCGTGACAAGGGAAAGGCAGTCATGATCTATTCTCATCCAGAAGCCTCTTCCAGCAATTACAATGAG GCTCGGAGAGGACGACGGCCTCGTGCTGCTATGGCACCTGAATCAGGGGAAACATCAGCATTACCTCGAGATGGCAAG AGGAAAGCCATCGACCTGCAAGGACGGATCCCAGCAGCAGCCAAGGGCAAAAGAGTGATGAGGGCTACAACTCGGCAAAACAGAACCCGAAGCCGAGGGCAATCTGATGAGCCAAGACCTTCTAGTTCAAG GAAGATGCGCAATCAGCTGTACGACAAGAAGTATGAGTACATCGGTCTGTCGGGGGATCCCCACCTACGTATGCTG GTAGAAGGCTAA